In Horticoccus luteus, the following proteins share a genomic window:
- a CDS encoding acetylxylan esterase, giving the protein MPLIDKPLPELLRYQGLNPRPADFDAYWADALRELDATDPQPELVPTAEIAPRHSEAFDLWFTGVGGARVYAKYVRPKKSPGPGPAVLQFHGYSGNGGDFLSRLAWSGEGFCVAAMDCRGQGGRSQDSGSVHGPTLRGHIVRGLDDPDPRKLAFRQIFLDTVQLARVVMNFPEVDAARVGAMGGSQGGALTLACAALEPRIKRAAPLYPFLCDYRRVWEMDLAKDAYEELRIFFRQFDPRHERVDEIFTKLGYIDCQHLASRIQAEVIMYTGLMDPICPPSSQFAAYNKITAKKSHIIYPDYGHETLPGETDRTFNFMLGL; this is encoded by the coding sequence ATGCCGCTCATCGACAAACCGCTGCCCGAACTCCTCCGCTATCAGGGCCTGAATCCCCGCCCCGCCGACTTCGACGCTTATTGGGCCGATGCCCTCCGCGAACTCGACGCCACCGATCCCCAGCCCGAACTCGTGCCCACCGCCGAGATCGCGCCCCGCCACAGCGAGGCCTTCGATCTGTGGTTCACCGGCGTCGGCGGCGCGCGCGTTTACGCGAAATACGTCCGCCCGAAAAAATCCCCCGGCCCCGGTCCCGCCGTCCTCCAATTTCACGGCTACTCCGGCAACGGCGGCGATTTCCTTTCCCGCCTCGCCTGGTCCGGTGAGGGCTTCTGCGTCGCCGCCATGGATTGCCGCGGCCAGGGCGGCCGCTCCCAGGATAGCGGCAGCGTGCACGGCCCCACGCTGCGCGGCCACATCGTGCGCGGACTCGACGATCCCGACCCGCGCAAACTCGCATTCCGCCAGATCTTTCTCGACACCGTCCAACTCGCACGCGTCGTCATGAACTTTCCCGAGGTCGATGCCGCCCGCGTCGGCGCGATGGGCGGTTCGCAAGGCGGCGCCCTCACGCTCGCGTGTGCCGCGCTCGAGCCACGCATCAAACGCGCCGCGCCGCTGTATCCGTTTCTCTGCGATTACCGCCGCGTCTGGGAGATGGATCTGGCCAAGGATGCCTACGAAGAACTCCGGATTTTCTTCCGCCAGTTCGATCCGCGCCACGAGCGCGTGGACGAGATTTTCACCAAGCTCGGTTACATCGACTGCCAGCACCTCGCGTCGCGCATCCAGGCGGAAGTCATCATGTACACCGGCCTGATGGACCCGATCTGCCCCCCGTCGTCGCAATTCGCCGCCTACAACAAAATCACGGCGAAGAAGTCGCACATCATCTATCCCGACTACGGCCACGAAACGCTCCCCGGCGAGACCGACCGCACCTTCAACTTCATGCTCGGCCTCTGA